The Chloroflexota bacterium genome includes the window CAACGCTTCATAACTCACGCCGAACTCGGTGGCCGTATCGAGTACCCACTCCGGCGTCACATGCCGACGTGGGGGCGTGCGTTCACGAAGGGCCGACTCAGGCATCAGCAGGGCGGCTGCAAATGAGTTTGCGGCCCTTTCCTGGGGATCGCCGCCGGTCTTGGTTACGTCTTGGTCAACCGCCACGCTGTGCCCGAGCGCGTGGTGGCCAGCTTCATGTGCGGCGGTGAACCGGAAGCGAGGCAGGTACTTGGAACCATTAAGGAGAACGAACCCCAGGTCCTGCCGGCGAATGTACATTCCGTCCGGTCCTTGGCGCCCAAGGTGCTTGAGCACCACCTTAAGACCCATTTGGCGGAGGAGCCCGACAATGTCTGGAATCGGGCCGTCAGGAACCCGGAGCCTCTCGCGGAGCTCGTCAGCCTGGCGTGCGATATGGCCGTAGTTGAGCACGCCGGCTAGTCACCGGCGCGGCCGGCCAGGAACTCGTACCGCTCGATGAACTGCTCGAACCAGTCCACGGCCGACCGGGTGGAACTCCGTGATGCGTCCTGAGTCCGCAGTAGTGCGCCGACCGGCTCATCGTCTGCTGCCGCAAGGAAGAACTCGATGCTCTGGTCGGTAGCCTCCGCCAAGCGCTCCAGTTGGAGCGTTGAGAGGCTACCGTTCCGCTCAGCGGCCCGTAGTTGGTCGGCAGTCGTGCCCACACGCCGGGCCAATGTCGCTATGGGAAGCCCGCTGCGCTCACGGGCGGTAGCTATGCGCTGGCCTAAGCGCACGGCAACAGACGGCAGGGCTGCCTCCTCAATCGCTGGCATCGGGCGCCTCAGTTTGGTCATCAGGTGCGGGATGTCAACCCAAGCCGGATGCTAATCGGTTGTAACCGAGCACCGCATGCCAGATACGCATGACGTGTGCGGAGCGTGACTCATCCGGACTCTAGAGCGGGTACGCGTCGAGATCGCGCCTGGACGCAAGGGGATCGCCGATGACCCCAACCTACCACTCACTGCGTGATGAGCGAGCGTGCTAGATGCGATAGAACGGCCGGCGAATAGCCGGGCTGCACCCTCGTCGGAATGTCAAGACCGCGCACGAATGGCTCATTCCAGATTCGAACACCTGATACGCAGTCAGACACCCGGGCGTGGATTGCATGCCTTCACAAGACCTCTCAGTCTGAACAAGCTGTACCACGCCGGGCCAGCCGTTTAACCCGCGCGTCGTGGAAATCACTCCGTTATCAAGCAGGAGCCACCGCAGCAGCGGACGGCGAGGGGTCAGGTCGACAGCGTCTCGGGCGCAGCCGGAGGCGGCAGGAAGGCGGCGACCAGCGCGCCGGCCACAGCCAACCCCAAGATAATCCAGCTCACCGCCGGGTCGTAGAGGACGTCCACCGGCAGGAACGCGTCGAGCGACCAGGAGCCCGGACCGAGCACCTGAACCGCGAAGGCGCCGGCCAGCAGCGCCAGCGGCCACTCGATCCCGCCATCCGCGTTCCAGAAGCCCTTTGCCCAGTGCGCTTTCTTGATGATTACGATGGTCTGGGCCACGAGCCCCGCGGCTGCGATCGGCACCAGCAGCCCCAGGATCAGCGCGATCCCGGCGAGCTCGGCCACCACCGAGATGGAGGTCCAGAAGAGGATCGGTCGGAGGCCCATGTGACCGATGGCGCCCTTCCAGCCCTCCCAGCCGGGCCCGCCCCACCAGCCGAGCAGCTTCTGGAGCCCGTGCGCGGCGAAGATGGCGCCGATCGTCGCGCGGAGCACCAACAGGGCAACGTCGGATTCCATGGTCATGCGCTACGAATTCTAGAGCGAACCTGCCCCCACCAGTGGGCCGCGGCGTCCTGACAGGCAATCAGGGAGCCACCAAACCTACTACCGTAGGCTAAATCAAATGCGAGCCTGGGTCGGTCTGGGCGGGAACCTGGCGCGGTCGCTGGAGGCGTTTGCAAACGCCGTGGTTTCGATGACAGCGGTCGCCCAGGTTCGAGGGGTCTCCAGCCTGTACCGATCGGCCCCTCGTGAGCGCGAAAATCAGCCGGACTTCATCAACGCTGCGCTGGTGCTCGAGACCGAGCTGACCCCCCGGCCCCTGCTGGCCGAGCTGAAGGCTATCGAGCGCCGCATTGGGCGGGACCCGTTCGGAGAGCGATACGGGCCGCGCGTGATTGACCTTGATCTACTGGCCATCGACGACCTGTGCATCGACGACGTCCCGGATCTGGTGGTACCCCACCCGCGCCTGGCCGAGCGGAGGTTCGCGCTGGAGCCGCTGGCAGAGCTGGACCCCGACTTGCGCCCGTGGGCGGCGTGCCCGGGCGAGCGGCGCGAGCTAACGGTGGCCCAGGCACTGACCGCGGTCATGGACCAGGACGTGGAGGTGGTGGAGGGACCCGGCTGGGCGGGCGACATCGGTCCATCCGGAATCCGGCGTACAGTTGAGCCATGACCAACAAGATCACCAAGGCCGAGGCCGACTGGCGGGCCGAGCTGACCCCGGAGCAGTACCACGTCCTGCGCGAGAAGGGTACCGAGCGGGCGTTCAGCGGGGCGCTGTGGGACGAGCATCGGCCCGGCACGTACCGGTGTGCGGGATGCGGGGCGGAGCTGTTCGCGGCGGACACGAAGTTCGAGTCCGGCACCGGGTGGCCCTCGTTCTATCAGCCGGCGGCCGCGGAGGCGGTGGACACCGAGACCGACCGCTCGTTGTTCATGAGCCGGACCGAGGTCATGTGTGCGAGCTGCGGCGGCCACCTGGGCCATGTCTTCAACGACGGCCCGCGTCCCACCGGCCTGCGCTACTGCATCAACTCGGCCGCCCTGAAGCTGGATCCATCCGAGCCGCGCGAGGAGATGGAGCAGGTCTAGGCTGGTTGGGTCCCGAGGTACAGTCGGTCAGAAGTTGGACATCCGATTGAGGCCGGCATGAAGGGCGGACTGTCCGGTCCTGACACGCGCGCCGGGGTGGTCCACGCCGTTTTGGCCGCGGTCTCGGCAGGAGCTCTGCTGTACCTCCCCGTCCTGCTGGTGGGCTACACCATGACCGTAGTGGCGGCCGTCGCCCGTGGCGAGGGCCTTGCCTGGCAGTCGAGCGTCGCGATGACGTACACGTTCCTCGGGATTCCGGCGGCAGTGGCGCTGTTCCTCCTCGTCATCCCCTACGCGCTGTTCCGGGCAGCCACCCGCCGGCTCGGCACCCAGCAAGCGGTGCGTTGGGTCGGCGGCCTCCTGGTCATCTGGCATGCCGGCGTGGCACTGATCAGTGTCGTGGGAGCCTCCTCGGCGGTCACCCCGGCGGCACAGGCTGACGCCATCTGGTCCCCGGTCGCGTTTGGCGTCGCGGCGGTCGTGATCCTGGTCGCCACCGTCGTGGCCGATAGACAGGCGAAGGGTGCCGCTGTCGCCTTGGCTGGCGCGCTGGCCGTCGCCCTCATCGGCCTGGTGGTCGTGCTGGTGGCGGTCTGGGGGACTCCCCTGAGAATCCCGACTGGTGCCCAAGAGGTGCACATCGTGGCCACGGAGACCGCGGTGCGGTTGGACCCAGCCACCGTTCACGCCGGGGACGTCTACTTCTTCTTCGACGCACCGGATGACCCGAGTGGCCATGCGGGTTTCACGTTCGTCAGTCGAGGATACCCAGGGCAGGGGGGCGGAGACCCGGAGCCCATGAGCGACGAGGACGTGGCCCGGCTCGCGCAGGGCGATTACCAGGGAACCGCCCTCGACGGCGGATGGGCAGGTCAGGCGAAGTTCACACTGCGCGAGGGGAATTACGTATTCCTCATCGCCGGTCCCGGCGGCGGCCAGCCGGGAGTCCCACCGCTCTCGATGGCAGTCCTGGAGGTCATTCCCTGACACGCGAGACGCAGCAGTCAGCCCGAGAGTCGCCTACTGAGCAGGTGGAGCCGACGCGGCCTAAGCGCCCGGTCCGCACTCTGACGTTCCCCACCGTTCCCGGCCTGCTAGCAGTAGCGCTCTGACGGGACGCCCAGGGACCGCCGCTAAGACGCTGCAATGGATTCCAGACGCCACGCGCTGATCACTGCGGTGTTGGTGGTATTGGTCGCCTGCCAGACTGCGCCGCCCGAAGCGGCATCGTCAGAGACGGGATCTGGAAAGGCGCGGTCGTCAGCGCCGCCTCCCTCGGCTACGGCCCCCACGGTGGTGAGTCTCCAAATCGAGTGGGCCGAGCTGCCATTCGAAGGCGGCGTGTCCGCGGTCGTGGCTGACGGGACGCAATTCGTGGCCGTGGGCGTTGTCGACGGCAGCGTCGCCTCGTGGGCCTCGGGCGATGGAGTCACCTGGCGTCGGGACCCGGTGCCCGACTCCATCTTCGACGAGGACGTCGTTGGCCCGACGGGTCTCCCGATCGACCTCGCGAGAGGTCCCGGAGGAGGACAACTGGTGCGCCTCGGCGACACGCTGTACTCCTTCGGTACTTCGAATTTCATGGACCACAACTGGCCGGTTGGATGGAGGCGGACCGATGGGGCCGCATGGGAGTACATCGTCTCCGAGAGTGAATTCTTCTCGGCAGGCGTCGTCATGGACATCACCGCAAGCAACAGCGCCCTGCTGGCGGCGACCATGGGAGGGAACCCAGAAGTGCCCTCTGGCCTCGACTACGCGCACTCCGCGAGCACCTGGCTGTGGACGCCGGAGACGAGTTGGGTCCGCAGCGGGCTCGCAGCGACCCCCGAAGATCGGATCCACATCACGGCGACCGCGTGGAGCGACGGCACCTATGTCGCGGTGGGCGTCCGGGCGGAGCCGACTGAGGGTCAGACCCCGTCAAGCTGGCCGACGGCGCCGTCGATCTGGACGTCGGCTGATGGCCGCACCTGGGCAAACGTTAATCCGCCCGAAGGCTTGGGTGCGCTCTGCACGGTGCGCGCGTTGCCGACTGGCGGCTTCATCGGGATCGAGATCGCTGACGGCGTGTTCACGGCGTGGACGTCCGAAACCGGTGCGGCGTGGACCGGATCGGGCCCGCTTCCCGCCCGCGGCTTGCTGCCTTCGGATGTGCCTGGGCCCTTCGTCCGAGGCTGCGCGGTCGTGCCGCTCGAGCGCGGCCTGCTTGCGACGTTGAGGACTGAAGACGGACTACTGACCTGGACGTCCACCGACGGCCGAACGTGGGAGCCGGGGGAGACGCTCGACCTATCGGTGTTTGGCCCGCCCGAGTTCGCCGCGGCGCTCGGCAGCGACGTCGTGATTTTCGGCAGGCGTCTCGATGCGTCAGGCGCCGGGACGCCGGTCCTCCTGCACGGCACGGTCCAGCCATGAAATGCTCGGGCCGGGGCGCCGAGCTGACCCCCGGCCTGCCGACTGCATCAACTCGGCCACCCTCAAGCTGGATCCCGCCGAGACCCGCGAGGAGATGGAGCAGGTCTAGGTAAGATCAACGCTGTGGTGCTCGCCCACGCGGGCCTCTAGCCACTTCCTTACATCGCACGGCGGAGGTGCGTTCAATGGGCGACACCGAGTTCTCCACCGAACGTCTTTTGGAGCAGGCATCGGGTAATCAGAGCGCCCTCTTCTTCGCGGCGCTCCGATGGGCTCGGGAGCGCGACGGATCGGTCGACGCCTGGGCGACATTTCTGGGCGAGGAGTTCGCCGAGGGCTGGGAAAGCATGCGCGAGGTTGGAGCACGGGATGTCGCTCGGGCAGCGGGACTGAACTTCGCCTGCTCCGCCGATTCGACGTTCGTGCGTCTGGAGGGCGACGCCCAGCGGGCTGAGGCAGTGATCTCTGGGCCGGACGAGGAGTGGCTTCGCGATACGGGAGTATCGGTCGAGGACAACGACCGAGCGAACGAGCTGATCTTCCGGCGCATCGCCGAGTACATCGGGCTGTCCTTCCAGCTGAATCGGGACGACCAGGGCCTACACCTCGTCTTCGCGAAGAAATAGCCATCGCCGGATGGTCTCGGAGCCGATGAGCGCCACGCGGAGCGCCGTCGACTGGCCGGGCCTGGGCGCGGCGCTGGTCACGATCGGGCTGTGGGCCTCAGCCTTCGTGGGGATCCGGGCCGCCGGTGCGGACATCTCACCCGGTGCCCTGGCCTTTGGTCGACTCCTGATCGGGGCCGTGCTGCTGGGGAGCGTGGCGTTGATCCGGCGCGGTCCGTTGCCGCGCGGTCGGGACCTGGCCCTGGTGGTGGGCACCGGGGTGATCTGGTTCGCCGGCTACAACCTGTCGTTGAACGCGGCCGAGCAGGTGGTGGACGCGGGGACGGCGGCAATGCTGGTGTTCATCGGTCCGCTCCTCATCATCCTCCTGGCCGGCGTGTTCCTGGGGGAGGGGTTCCCGCGGCGGGTGGTGCTGGGTGCGGCGGTGGCCTTCACCGGGATCTTGATCATCGGGCTCACCGTGGCCGGTGCCGGGGGTGGTGCAGCCCCGATCTGGGGGATTGTCCTGTGCCTGGTCGCGGCGCTGACGGCGGCGATTGGGGTGACCTTCGAGAAGCCCGTGCTGAGGCGGATCTCTGCGTTGAACGTGACCGCGTTGGCCTGCGTGGTCGGCGCGGTGGTAACCGCGCCGTTCGCTCCGCAGCTGCTGTCGGAGGTGGCGGTGGCGGAGCCCACTTCGGTGGGGTGGCTGGTCTACCTGGGGGTCTTCCCCACCTCGGTGGCGTTCACGACCTGGGCGTTTGCATTGGGTCGGTCGGCGGCGGGTCGCTTGGCAACCACGATGTACTTGATCCCTCCAACCGCGATCGTCCTGGCGTGGCTCATCCTGGGTGAGGTGCCGCCGCTGGTAGCCATCCTGGGCGGGGCGCTGTCCATCGCAGGTGTGGTCATCGCCCAGAGTCGGGGCGCGTCGGCGCCCGCTCCAGCGATCGCCCCGGAAGTCGGGTGATCTGGCTCCGCGTAATCGGCGCGGTCCTGATCCTCGTCGTCTTCGTCGTCGTGGGGGTGATCGTGTTCAGCGCAATCTCGTCGACGCCGCTTTTGCGGTGACGCTGACGCCCGTATCCTTCAGTCGATCCCGGACCGTCACCGAGCTGGCCAGCGGTTGTCGCCGCTCGTTGACGCACACGCAGTCTCCTAGCAGCATGGACGCGGCCAACAGTGAGAGAGACGACCGAGGGACAGGATGACAGCACAAGAATCACTCCCTTCCGGGACGGTCACCTTCCTGTTCACCGACATCGAGGGCTCCACCCGACTCGTCCAGCAGTTGGGTGAGCGCTACCCGGAGCTGCTCGAGGCACACCGTGACGTCATTCGGTCGGCCATCGCCGCCGAGGGCGGTCGGGAGTTCGGCGCCGAGGGCGACGCCCTCTTCATCGCCTTTTCTAGCCCGACGCGCGCTGCCGCCGCTGCGGCGGCCGCCCAATGGGCCCTTGCGGCCTACGCCTGGCCGGAGGGCGCCGCGATCCGCGTCCGCATGGGTCTACACAGCGGCGAGGCGACGCTCGCCGGAGGCAACTACGTGGGCCTCGACGTCCATCGCGTTGCGCGCATCACGGCGGCCGGCCATGGCGGCCAGATCCTCCTATCCCGTGCCACCGCCGCGCTCGTCGAAGCGAACCTTCCTGCCCGCGTCGTGCTGCGAAACCTCGGCGAGCATCGCCTCAAGGACCTGGCGCTGCCGGAGAGTCTGTACCAGCTCATCGTCCTCGAGCTGCAAAGCGACTTCCCGGCGCTGAAAACCCTCGACGCGACGCCGAACAACCTGCCGATCCAGCTGACAAGCTTCGTCGGTCGGGAGCGCGACGTCGCCGAGACCCGGGATCTCCTGCTCGACGGCGCGCGTCTCCTCACCCTTACCGGGCCGGGGGGCACAGGCAAGACGAGGCTCAGCCTGCAACTGGCAGCGGAGGTCAGCGACCACTTCCAGGGCGGGGTCTACTTCGTTCCGCTTGCTCCAGTCACCGATCCGAGCCTGGTCGCCTCGGCGATCGCGCAGTCGCTTGCGCTCCAGGAGTCTGGCGGCCGGCCGATCCAGGAGCGGCTCGCCGAGTACGTGCATGACAAGGAGCTGCTCCTGGTCCTGGACAACTTCGAGCAGGTCCTCACCGCCGCGCCGCTGGTCGTCGAGCTTCTCAGGGCGGGACCTCGCCTGAAGATCGTGGTCAGCAGCCGGGCTCCCCTGCACGTCTCCGGCGAACACGAGTATCCGGTTCAGCCGTTGGGATTGCCGGATCCGCAACATCTGCCATCGCTCGACGCACTCTCGCAATTCGAGGCGGTCAGGCTCTTCATCGAGCGGGCGATCGCCGTCAAGCCCGACTTCGCAGTCACCAACGAGAACGCCCCCGCGGTTGCCGAGATCTGCGCCCGCCTCGACGGGTTGCCCCTCGCGATCGAGCTGGCGGCGGCCCGCATCAAGCTGCTTCCCGCGCAAGCCATCCTTGCCCGCCTCGGCGATCGCCTCGCCCTGCTCAGCGGAGGTAGCCGTGACCTCCCGGCCCGCCAGCAGACGCTGCGCGGCGCCATCGCCTGGAGTCACGATCTCCTCGATGACGGCGGGCGACGGCTCTTCGCGCGCCTGGCCGTCTTCGTGGGCGGCGCGCGCCTGGGCGAGGCCGACACGGTCTGCGGCCCCGCCTCTGAGCTGGGTATCGATGTGCTGGACGGCCTGGCCGCACTCGTCGACCAGAGCCTGGTGCGCCAAGAAGAGATGCACCGCGAGCCTCGCTTCACGATGCTCGAAACCATCCGCGAGTTCGCCCGCGAGCGAATCGAAGAGAGCGCGGAGTTCGGCGAGATCTGTCGACGCCACGCGGCCGTCTATCTCGCGCTCGTCGAGCAGGCGGAGCCTGAGCTGACCGGCCCTGATCAGCGCGACTGGCTCGATCGCATCGAGCGTGAACACGACAACCTGCGCGCCGCTATTGACTGGACGGTCGACGCTGCTGAAACCGAGACCGCCCTCCGACTCGTCGCCGCCCCGTGGCGATTTTGGCAGATGCGAGGCCATCTCCACGAGGCACGAGAGCGGATCGCGAAGGTGCTCGGGCTTCCGGATGCGTCCGATCATCCGAACGCGCGAGCGAAGGCGCTCGAGGCGGCGGGCGGGGTCGCCTACTGGCTGGGCGACATCGTCCCCGCGCATGACTTCTACGAGGAGGCTCTGGCGCTCACGCGGCAGCTGGGGGACGATGCGGCCATCGCCAACGCGGCGTACAACCTGGCTTTTGTGGCCGAGACGTGGGAAGACACGGCCGGAGTGGCGTTGGCGAGCCCACGCGGTCAGGCACTGCTCGAAGAGAGCCTCGCACTCCACCGGGAGCTCAGCGATCGGCGAGGAGTGGCAAAAGTGCTCTGGGCGCTTGGCGCCGCGAGCTCCAGGACCGGTGACTTGAACGCTGGAGAGGAACGATACCGGGAGAGCCTGGCCGTCTTTCGGGACCTGGACGACCGCTTCATGACCGGCTGGGCACTCTACGAGCTGGGCGCCCTGGCGCTGAAGAAGATGGAGCTGGCGTCCGCGTACTCCTTGACCACTGAGGCCTTGACCATCTTTGACGCAGTGCGTGACGTGACGGGGATCGTCCTCTGCCTTGGAGAGCTCGCGGCGATTGCCGACGCCGAAGGCAATTTTGAACGCGGCATGCGACTCGCCGGTGCCGAGGCGGCCCTCCAGGCATCTGGTGGGGTCGACCTGGCCGCGGTCAGGAACAGATTGCTGGGCCGCGAGGATCCGGCGGCGCGGGCGGAGGGCGACCCGCAGCTGGCGGCCGCGTGGGCGGAAGGCCAGGCGATGACGACCGAACGGGCCGTCGCTTACGCCCTTGCGGGATCGGAAAAGGAGGCTCAACAATCGGCGCCGGAGTCGCCAGCCGACTGACGTACCATGACGAGGGGGCGCGCCCCTAGGCGTGGGGCGATGTAGCGCAGGGAACACGCCAGGTGCGTGGCGGGTCCCGCCATACGGTGAGGACGAGATGAGCGAGCAAGACAACCGAGCCATCCTGGAGCGCACGCTCGATGCGATGTACGGCGGCGACTTGGATACTGCCGCCGAGGCGATGGCCGACGACGCGGTGGTCGAGTGGCCGCAGTCTCGCGAGCGCATCGTCGGCCGCCAGGCGTGTCTGACGGTGTACAGGAACTACCCGGGCGGATCGCCAGCCTATCGGCTGCAGCGAATCACCGGCGGTCCCGACATGTTCACCGTCGAAGCGGTGGGCGACTACGGCGGCCAGCAGGTGTACGTGACGAGCATCATCGAGTTCCGCAACAGCATGATCGTGAAGCAGACCGACTACTTCGCCAACGCCTTTGAGGCTCCCGGATGGCGCGCCCAATGGGTTCAGCCGATGGACCGCGTCTGAGCGCCAAGTGCGCCGAAGGTCCACAGAGGCGCGGCGCCGCCATACTCGGCCAGTGGCTGAGCTCTGCTTCCTGCCCGCCACTGAGCTGGCCCGCCTGATCCGCGAGCGGCGTGCCTCGGCGGTCGAGGTGCTCGAGGCGCACCTGGCGCAGATCGAGCGCCGCAACCCGACGCTCAACGCGATCGTCACGCTCGACCCCGAGCGCGGCATGACCGGCGCCCGCGACGCCGACGCGGCGCTCGACCGCGGAGAAGTGCCGGGGCCGCTCCACGGGGTGCCGATGACGCTGAAGGACGCCTTCGACGTGGCAGGCATGCGCACCACCTGCGGCCACCCTCCCTTGGCCGAGCGCGTGCCAGTCACGGACTCGACCGTCGCGGCCCGCCTGGCGGCGGCCGGCGCGATCGTGATCGGCCACACCAACGTCCCCCCGCTACTCGCCGACTTCCAGACCGCCAACCCGATCTTCGGCCGCACCGCCAACCCGCACGATCCGTCGCGCACCGCCGGGGGCTCGAGCGGTGGCGCCGCCGCGGCGCTCGCCGCCGGGCTGTCTCCTCTGGAGGTCGGCAGCGATACCGGCGGCTCGGTGCGCCTGCCGGCCCACTGCTGCGGCGTCTACGCCCTCAAACCGAGCCAGCACCGCATCCCCCTGAGTGGCCATATTCCGCCGCCTCCGGGAACACCGCGCGCGGATCGCATCTTGACCGTCGCGGGACCGATGGCTCGCAGCCTGGACGATCTCGAGCTGGCGCTGACCCTCCTGAGCGGACCCGACATGCGCGATAGCGACGTACAGCCGTTGCCGCTCGCGCCTTCTCCCACACCGACGCTGGCCGAGCTGCGCCTCGCGTGGACGGGGACGCTCCCGGGAGCGCCGATCGCGTCGGCGATCACCTCCGCGTTGGAAGTGCTCGCCGGCGAGCTCTCGGCGGGAGGTGCTCCGGTAGAGCAGCGGCTGCCCGATCTCGACTTCGCCGCACAGCACCAGCTTTTCCGGGACCTCGCCAACCTGCTGCACCACGTCGAGGCCGGAGAGCCGTCGGTGCCGGACGAGCACCTGACCCTGGGTTGGTATGCGGGAGCCCTCCACGAGCGCGATCGGTACCTCACCGCCTGGGAAACCTTCTTCGGTGAGTACGACGCCCTACTCTGCCCGGTGGCCATGACGAGCGCATTCCCCCATCGGCCGACCGGCAGCGCGATTCCGGTCGACGGCGTCGATACTTCCTACTGGCACTTCAACCGCTACACGGGTCTTGCCAATCTGACCGGGCTGCCGGCGTTGGCCATGCCGCTGGCACGCGATGGAGCCGGAATGCCGGTCGGGCTGCAGGTCGTGGGGCCGCGCTTCTCGGAGATGCGACTGCTGGCAATCGGCCGCGCGCTCGAGCCGTTCACGATCGGCTTCGTAGCCCCGACCGGCGGCCCTGAAGCTCGAGCCTGGCGAGAAGCGCGAGGAGATGACCCAGGTCTAACGGGCGGGTAACCGCCAGGAGCGTTGAGGAAGCCGCGGCTGTGCTACACATGGCGCCGTGACAGAGATCGGCACCGAGCTGCGTGAAACTGGGAAGCTGGAGCCGGCTGCGTACTCGCAGCTCGAGACCGCATTCAGCGGCGAGCTGATCGGTCCAGACGATCCCACCTACCACGAGCACCGGAAGATCTGGAACGGTGCGATCGACCGGTTTCCCGCGCTGATCGCCAGGTGCCGCGACGTGGACGACGTCATCGCGGCCGTGGCGTTCGGGCGCGAGACTGGCCTGCCGGTCGCCGTGCGAGGCGGTGGCCACAGCTTTCCCGGACTGTCCGTCATCGACGGCGGGCTGGTCATCGATCTGGGGCTGATGAACGCCATCCGCGTCGACCCGGAAGCCCGCATCGCCCGCGCCGGAGCGGGCGTTCGCCTCGGCGACCTTGACCGCGCCACGCAGCCATTCGGCCTGGCCGTCCCGGCTGGCATCGTCACCACCACCGGGCTGGCCGGCCTCACCCTGGGCGGCGGCATCGGTTGGCTCATGCGCAAGTACGGGCTGACGATCGACCAGCTCCTATCGGTCGATCTCGTCACCGCCGGCGGCGAGTTCGTCAAGGCGAGCGAGGCGGAGAACGCGGACCTGTTCTGGGGGGTGCGCGGTGGCGGCGGCAACTTCGGGATTGTCACCGAGTTCGAGTTCCGCCTGAATCCGCTTGGACCGATGGTGCTGGCCGGTCCCATCTTCTGGCCGATGGAGGACTCGGCGCGGGTCCTCCGCTTCTATCGCGACTGGATCACCGGTGCTCCCGACGACCTCACCACGATCGTCGTGCACCGCAAGGCGCCGCCGCTGTCGTTCGTCCCCTCGCATCTGCATGGCAAGCGGGTCGTCAGCGTGACCGTCTGCTACGCCGGACCCATCGAAGAGGGCGAGAAGGTCGTTCGGCCGCTCCGCGAGTTCGGCTCGCCGGTGCTGGACCTCTGTGCGCCGAAGCCCTTCCTCGAGCTCCAGTCGATGTTCGACGCCTCGTTCCCGCCCGGCTACTGGTATTACTTCCGGGCCTGCGACGTCGCCGAGCTGACCGATGAGGTGATCGACATCACGGCTGAGCACGCGCTGCGCTTGAAGTCCCCCATGACGGCGTTTCCCATCTTCCAGCTGGGGGGTGCGGTGGGGCGGGTGGGCGATGGGGAGACGGTCTTCAACGGCCGTCGCGCCGGCTACACCTTCAACATCAACGCCACGACCGTCACGAGCGAGGGATTCGACGAGGAACGGGAGTGGTCGCGCGACTTCTGGGCGGCCCTCGCCCCGTACCACACCAGCGTCTACGTGAACTTCCTCATGGACGAGGGCGAGGAGCGCATCCGCCAGGCATACGGGCCACACAAGTACGACCGCCTCAAGGC containing:
- a CDS encoding DoxX family protein — translated: MTMESDVALLVLRATIGAIFAAHGLQKLLGWWGGPGWEGWKGAIGHMGLRPILFWTSISVVAELAGIALILGLLVPIAAAGLVAQTIVIIKKAHWAKGFWNADGGIEWPLALLAGAFAVQVLGPGSWSLDAFLPVDVLYDPAVSWIILGLAVAGALVAAFLPPPAAPETLST
- a CDS encoding adenylate/guanylate cyclase domain-containing protein — encoded protein: MTAQESLPSGTVTFLFTDIEGSTRLVQQLGERYPELLEAHRDVIRSAIAAEGGREFGAEGDALFIAFSSPTRAAAAAAAAQWALAAYAWPEGAAIRVRMGLHSGEATLAGGNYVGLDVHRVARITAAGHGGQILLSRATAALVEANLPARVVLRNLGEHRLKDLALPESLYQLIVLELQSDFPALKTLDATPNNLPIQLTSFVGRERDVAETRDLLLDGARLLTLTGPGGTGKTRLSLQLAAEVSDHFQGGVYFVPLAPVTDPSLVASAIAQSLALQESGGRPIQERLAEYVHDKELLLVLDNFEQVLTAAPLVVELLRAGPRLKIVVSSRAPLHVSGEHEYPVQPLGLPDPQHLPSLDALSQFEAVRLFIERAIAVKPDFAVTNENAPAVAEICARLDGLPLAIELAAARIKLLPAQAILARLGDRLALLSGGSRDLPARQQTLRGAIAWSHDLLDDGGRRLFARLAVFVGGARLGEADTVCGPASELGIDVLDGLAALVDQSLVRQEEMHREPRFTMLETIREFARERIEESAEFGEICRRHAAVYLALVEQAEPELTGPDQRDWLDRIEREHDNLRAAIDWTVDAAETETALRLVAAPWRFWQMRGHLHEARERIAKVLGLPDASDHPNARAKALEAAGGVAYWLGDIVPAHDFYEEALALTRQLGDDAAIANAAYNLAFVAETWEDTAGVALASPRGQALLEESLALHRELSDRRGVAKVLWALGAASSRTGDLNAGEERYRESLAVFRDLDDRFMTGWALYELGALALKKMELASAYSLTTEALTIFDAVRDVTGIVLCLGELAAIADAEGNFERGMRLAGAEAALQASGGVDLAAVRNRLLGREDPAARAEGDPQLAAAWAEGQAMTTERAVAYALAGSEKEAQQSAPESPAD
- a CDS encoding DMT family transporter, coding for MSATRSAVDWPGLGAALVTIGLWASAFVGIRAAGADISPGALAFGRLLIGAVLLGSVALIRRGPLPRGRDLALVVGTGVIWFAGYNLSLNAAEQVVDAGTAAMLVFIGPLLIILLAGVFLGEGFPRRVVLGAAVAFTGILIIGLTVAGAGGGAAPIWGIVLCLVAALTAAIGVTFEKPVLRRISALNVTALACVVGAVVTAPFAPQLLSEVAVAEPTSVGWLVYLGVFPTSVAFTTWAFALGRSAAGRLATTMYLIPPTAIVLAWLILGEVPPLVAILGGALSIAGVVIAQSRGASAPAPAIAPEVG
- the msrB gene encoding peptide-methionine (R)-S-oxide reductase MsrB, whose protein sequence is MTNKITKAEADWRAELTPEQYHVLREKGTERAFSGALWDEHRPGTYRCAGCGAELFAADTKFESGTGWPSFYQPAAAEAVDTETDRSLFMSRTEVMCASCGGHLGHVFNDGPRPTGLRYCINSAALKLDPSEPREEMEQV
- a CDS encoding nuclear transport factor 2 family protein, which encodes MSEQDNRAILERTLDAMYGGDLDTAAEAMADDAVVEWPQSRERIVGRQACLTVYRNYPGGSPAYRLQRITGGPDMFTVEAVGDYGGQQVYVTSIIEFRNSMIVKQTDYFANAFEAPGWRAQWVQPMDRV
- a CDS encoding ImmA/IrrE family metallo-endopeptidase gives rise to the protein MLNYGHIARQADELRERLRVPDGPIPDIVGLLRQMGLKVVLKHLGRQGPDGMYIRRQDLGFVLLNGSKYLPRFRFTAAHEAGHHALGHSVAVDQDVTKTGGDPQERAANSFAAALLMPESALRERTPPRRHVTPEWVLDTATEFGVSYEALVYRLHNCSLLYGGARRRDVLLDDKIGVLPESLEMPAPPAITAFPVEYVRRAVKAYSDGAITLERLAELIETDPGALERLFTARSAGDDGGEAP
- the folK gene encoding 2-amino-4-hydroxy-6-hydroxymethyldihydropteridine diphosphokinase, encoding MRAWVGLGGNLARSLEAFANAVVSMTAVAQVRGVSSLYRSAPRERENQPDFINAALVLETELTPRPLLAELKAIERRIGRDPFGERYGPRVIDLDLLAIDDLCIDDVPDLVVPHPRLAERRFALEPLAELDPDLRPWAACPGERRELTVAQALTAVMDQDVEVVEGPGWAGDIGPSGIRRTVEP